In Juglans microcarpa x Juglans regia isolate MS1-56 chromosome 7D, Jm3101_v1.0, whole genome shotgun sequence, the following are encoded in one genomic region:
- the LOC121238717 gene encoding uncharacterized protein LOC121238717 isoform X2, whose product MVKTEKSFSAFPVMQHKENQVLAPPRASDPGWAHGIMVNGGRQKIKCKYCHKIMLGGGISRLKQHLAGERGNVAPCEEVPEDVKVQMQQHLGFKVLERLKRQKGLKSSKDSMSYSQDKEEGDDGDSVQIKNMVSVQGSGKRRGKEVVERISNRSKRHKKQYFSTVAPVVAHSIHQSLASQESMDQADMAVARFLYEAGIQFTAANSQYFQEMADAIAAVGPGYKMPSYHSLRGKLLNRSVQDVSEYVEELRKSWEVTGCSVMVDRWMDRTGRTVINFFVYCPKGTMFLKSVDASDITSPETLLNLFDGVVQEVGPKNIVNFLTDTSPSYKEAGKLLMEKYKTFFCTACGSHCIDLILEEIGKIDLIKEVLAKARQVTQFIYNNAWVLNLMRKKTGGRDIIQHATTRFVSIFLTLQSIVSLKGHLHQMFTGTAWMNSNFSKQRVGLEVAEIIVDPLFWSIADQTLKVTKPLLSVLQLVHSGEKPSVGFIYDAMEKTKKTIIVAFENKESDYLPYLEVINHIWQEEFHSPLHAAAYYLNPSIFYNPSFSSNKVIQKGLLDCIETLEPDLTAQVMITSNVNFYEEAVGDFGRPVALRGRESLSPATWWSLYAADYPDLQRLAVRILSQTCSISRCERSWSMFERIHLKKRNRLEHQRLNDLIFVHYNLRLQERRPEASKARIRRGTLDPMCLEAMDANMGDWVEDPGVLEGEDLSWMDVTVPSETSFVNHKLKDLDDCNDSTDGRDSDDMRGMDDNDDL is encoded by the exons AtggtgaaaactgaaaagtcTTTCAGTGCGTTCCCAGTTATGCAACACAAGGAAAATCAA GTTTTGGCACCTCCCCGAGCTTCTGATCCTGGTTGGGCCCATGGAATTATGGTAAATGGGGGTCGCCAAAAGATTAAGTGCAAATACTGTCACAAAATTATGCTTGGGGGTGGAATTTCTAGACTGAAGCAACACTTAGCCGGGGAAAGAGGAAATGTAGCCCCATGTGAGGAAGTACCCGAAGATGTTAAAGTACAGATGCAACAACATCTAGGTTTTAAAGTTTTGGAAAGATTAAAGAGACAGAAAGGACTGAAAAGTAGCAAGGATTCTATGTCATATAGTCAGGATAAGGAAGAAGGAGATGATGGAGACTCAGTGCAGATTAAGAATATGGTTTCTGTTCAAGGCAGTGGTAAGAGAAGGGGAAAAGAGGTTGTGGAAAGAATCTCCAATCGATCTAAGAGACACAAGAAGCAATATTTCTCAACTGTTGCACCTGTTGTTGCTCATTCGATACACCAGAGTCTTGCTTCCCAGGAGAGCATGGATCAAGCTGACATGGCAGTTGCAAGATTTTTATATGAAGCTGGCATACAGTTCACTGCTGCCAATTCCCAGTATTTTCAAGAGATGGCTGATGCTATTGCTGCTGTTGGCCCCGGTTATAAGATGCCTTCTTATCATTCTTTGAGGGGTAAATTGCTTAACAGGAGTGTTCAAGATGTAAGTGAATATGTAGAAGAGCTAAGAAAGTCTTGGGAAGTGACAGGGTGTTCGGTAATGGTTGATAGGTGGATGGACAGAACTGGTCGTACGGTAATAAACTTCTTTGTTTATTGTCCAAAGGGTACCATGTTCCTAAAATCTGTCGATGCATCGGACATCACATCTCCTGAGACACTTCTGAATTTATTTGATGGAGTTGTTCAAGAAGTCGGGCCAAAGAATATTGTCAATTTTCTGACAGATACCTCACCAAGTTATAAAGAAGCAGGAAAACTTTTAATGGAGAAATACAAAACCTTCTTCTGCACTGCCTGTGGATCACATTGTATTGACTTAATCCTTGAGGAAATTGGAAAAATTGATCTAATAAAAGAGGTTTTGGCAAAGGCCAGACAGGTAACTCAGTTTATATATAACAATGCTTGGGTCCTCAATTTAATGAGGAAGAAAACGGGTGGAAGAGATATTATCCAGCATGCAACCACCAGGTTTGTTTCAATCTTTCTGACGCTACAAAGCATTGTATCTTTGAAGGGCCATCTCCATCAGATGTTTACTGGAACTGCTTGGATGAACTCGAATTTCTCTAAGCAAAGGGTGGGACTTGAGGTGGCAGAAATTATTGTGGACCCACTTTTCTGGTCAATAGCTGATCAGACTCTAAAGGTGACAAAGCCATTGCTTTCTGTTTTACAGCTTGTGCACTCTGGAGAGAAGCCATCTGTAGGATTCATATATGATGCAatggaaaaaacaaagaaaaccatCATTGTTGCCTTTGAAAACAAGGAATCTGACTACTTGCCATATTTGGAGGTTATTAATCATATTTGGCAGGAGGAATTTCATAGCCCACTACATGCAGCCGCTTACTACCTGAACCCTTCAATATTCTATAACCCCAGTTTCTCCTCTAATAAAGTCATCCAAAAGGGCTTACTTGATTGCATTGAAACCTTAGAACCTGATTTAACAGCTCAAGTTATGATTACAAGCAATGTGAATTTCTATGAGGAAGCTGTAGGGGATTTTGGTCGACCTGTGGCATTACGAGGTCGAGAGTCATTGTCTCCAG CTACGTGGTGGTCACTGTATGCAGCTGATTACCCAGATTTACAACGCTTAGCTGTCAGAATTTTAAGTCAAACTTGCAGTATCAGCCGATGTGAGCGGAGTTGGAGCATGTTTGAACgtatccatttgaaaaaaaggaaCCGTTTGGAGCATCAAAGGTTAAATGACCTCATCTTTGTCCATTATAACTTGCGTCTTCAAGAGAG GCGGCCAGAAGCAAGCAAAGCTAGGATTAGAAGAGGTACTCTCGACCCTATGTGCTTAGAAGCTATGGATGCCAACATGGGAGATTGGGTGGAGGACCCAGGAGTATTGGAGGGTGAAGACCTGAGCTGGATGGATGTAACTGTCCCCAGCGAGACTTCTTTCGTGAATCACAAACTAAAAGATCTGGATGATTGTAATGACAGCACGGATGGTAGAGATAGTGATGACATGAGAGGTATGGATGACAATGATGATTTGTAG
- the LOC121238717 gene encoding uncharacterized protein LOC121238717 isoform X1, producing the protein MVKTEKSFSAFPVMQHKENQVLAPPRASDPGWAHGIMVNGGRQKIKCKYCHKIMLGGGISRLKQHLAGERGNVAPCEEVPEDVKVQMQQHLGFKVLERLKRQKGLKSSKDSMSYSQDKEEGDDGDSVQIKNMVSVQGSGKRRGKEVVERISNRSKRHKKQYFSTVAPVVAHSIHQSLASQESMDQADMAVARFLYEAGIQFTAANSQYFQEMADAIAAVGPGYKMPSYHSLRGKLLNRSVQDVSEYVEELRKSWEVTGCSVMVDRWMDRTGRTVINFFVYCPKGTMFLKSVDASDITSPETLLNLFDGVVQEVGPKNIVNFLTDTSPSYKEAGKLLMEKYKTFFCTACGSHCIDLILEEIGKIDLIKEVLAKARQVTQFIYNNAWVLNLMRKKTGGRDIIQHATTRFVSIFLTLQSIVSLKGHLHQMFTGTAWMNSNFSKQRVGLEVAEIIVDPLFWSIADQTLKVTKPLLSVLQLVHSGEKPSVGFIYDAMEKTKKTIIVAFENKESDYLPYLEVINHIWQEEFHSPLHAAAYYLNPSIFYNPSFSSNKVIQKGLLDCIETLEPDLTAQVMITSNVNFYEEAVGDFGRPVALRGRESLSPATWWSLYAADYPDLQRLAVRILSQTCSISRCERSWSMFERIHLKKRNRLEHQRLNDLIFVHYNLRLQESRRPEASKARIRRGTLDPMCLEAMDANMGDWVEDPGVLEGEDLSWMDVTVPSETSFVNHKLKDLDDCNDSTDGRDSDDMRGMDDNDDL; encoded by the exons AtggtgaaaactgaaaagtcTTTCAGTGCGTTCCCAGTTATGCAACACAAGGAAAATCAA GTTTTGGCACCTCCCCGAGCTTCTGATCCTGGTTGGGCCCATGGAATTATGGTAAATGGGGGTCGCCAAAAGATTAAGTGCAAATACTGTCACAAAATTATGCTTGGGGGTGGAATTTCTAGACTGAAGCAACACTTAGCCGGGGAAAGAGGAAATGTAGCCCCATGTGAGGAAGTACCCGAAGATGTTAAAGTACAGATGCAACAACATCTAGGTTTTAAAGTTTTGGAAAGATTAAAGAGACAGAAAGGACTGAAAAGTAGCAAGGATTCTATGTCATATAGTCAGGATAAGGAAGAAGGAGATGATGGAGACTCAGTGCAGATTAAGAATATGGTTTCTGTTCAAGGCAGTGGTAAGAGAAGGGGAAAAGAGGTTGTGGAAAGAATCTCCAATCGATCTAAGAGACACAAGAAGCAATATTTCTCAACTGTTGCACCTGTTGTTGCTCATTCGATACACCAGAGTCTTGCTTCCCAGGAGAGCATGGATCAAGCTGACATGGCAGTTGCAAGATTTTTATATGAAGCTGGCATACAGTTCACTGCTGCCAATTCCCAGTATTTTCAAGAGATGGCTGATGCTATTGCTGCTGTTGGCCCCGGTTATAAGATGCCTTCTTATCATTCTTTGAGGGGTAAATTGCTTAACAGGAGTGTTCAAGATGTAAGTGAATATGTAGAAGAGCTAAGAAAGTCTTGGGAAGTGACAGGGTGTTCGGTAATGGTTGATAGGTGGATGGACAGAACTGGTCGTACGGTAATAAACTTCTTTGTTTATTGTCCAAAGGGTACCATGTTCCTAAAATCTGTCGATGCATCGGACATCACATCTCCTGAGACACTTCTGAATTTATTTGATGGAGTTGTTCAAGAAGTCGGGCCAAAGAATATTGTCAATTTTCTGACAGATACCTCACCAAGTTATAAAGAAGCAGGAAAACTTTTAATGGAGAAATACAAAACCTTCTTCTGCACTGCCTGTGGATCACATTGTATTGACTTAATCCTTGAGGAAATTGGAAAAATTGATCTAATAAAAGAGGTTTTGGCAAAGGCCAGACAGGTAACTCAGTTTATATATAACAATGCTTGGGTCCTCAATTTAATGAGGAAGAAAACGGGTGGAAGAGATATTATCCAGCATGCAACCACCAGGTTTGTTTCAATCTTTCTGACGCTACAAAGCATTGTATCTTTGAAGGGCCATCTCCATCAGATGTTTACTGGAACTGCTTGGATGAACTCGAATTTCTCTAAGCAAAGGGTGGGACTTGAGGTGGCAGAAATTATTGTGGACCCACTTTTCTGGTCAATAGCTGATCAGACTCTAAAGGTGACAAAGCCATTGCTTTCTGTTTTACAGCTTGTGCACTCTGGAGAGAAGCCATCTGTAGGATTCATATATGATGCAatggaaaaaacaaagaaaaccatCATTGTTGCCTTTGAAAACAAGGAATCTGACTACTTGCCATATTTGGAGGTTATTAATCATATTTGGCAGGAGGAATTTCATAGCCCACTACATGCAGCCGCTTACTACCTGAACCCTTCAATATTCTATAACCCCAGTTTCTCCTCTAATAAAGTCATCCAAAAGGGCTTACTTGATTGCATTGAAACCTTAGAACCTGATTTAACAGCTCAAGTTATGATTACAAGCAATGTGAATTTCTATGAGGAAGCTGTAGGGGATTTTGGTCGACCTGTGGCATTACGAGGTCGAGAGTCATTGTCTCCAG CTACGTGGTGGTCACTGTATGCAGCTGATTACCCAGATTTACAACGCTTAGCTGTCAGAATTTTAAGTCAAACTTGCAGTATCAGCCGATGTGAGCGGAGTTGGAGCATGTTTGAACgtatccatttgaaaaaaaggaaCCGTTTGGAGCATCAAAGGTTAAATGACCTCATCTTTGTCCATTATAACTTGCGTCTTCAAGAGAG TAGGCGGCCAGAAGCAAGCAAAGCTAGGATTAGAAGAGGTACTCTCGACCCTATGTGCTTAGAAGCTATGGATGCCAACATGGGAGATTGGGTGGAGGACCCAGGAGTATTGGAGGGTGAAGACCTGAGCTGGATGGATGTAACTGTCCCCAGCGAGACTTCTTTCGTGAATCACAAACTAAAAGATCTGGATGATTGTAATGACAGCACGGATGGTAGAGATAGTGATGACATGAGAGGTATGGATGACAATGATGATTTGTAG
- the LOC121238718 gene encoding calcium and calcium/calmodulin-dependent serine/threonine-protein kinase-like, protein MKQETKRLSDEYEVSDILGRGGFSVVRRGIRKSSGGEKAHVAIKTLKRFGLSSSTPAGIPRNINHGGQKSLGASMGFPMWKQVPVSDALLTNEILVMRKIVENVSPHPNVIDLYDVYEDQNGVHLVLELCSGGELFDRIVAQERYTEAGAAAVVRQIARGLWALHQANIVHRDLKPENCLFLNKSEDSPLKIMDFGLSSVEEFTDPVVGLFGSIDYVSPEALSQGTITSKSDMWSLGVILYILLSGYPPFIAQSNRQKQQIIMAGDFSFYEKTWKNITSSAKQLISSLLTVDPHRRPSAQELLDHPWVVGDLAKQDQMDAEIVSRLQSFNARRKLRAAAIASLWTSTFFFRTKKLRSLLGSHDLTQEEIENLRLHFTKICAKGDNATLSEFEKVLKAMKMSSLVPLAPRIFDLFDNNRDGTVDMREILCGLSSLRNSQGDDALRLCFQMYDTDRSGCITKEEVASMLRALPDDCLPRDITEPGKLDEIFDLMDANNDGRVTFEEFKAAMQRDSSLQDVVLSSLRPL, encoded by the exons ATGAAACAGGAAACAAAAAGACTCTCAGATGAATACGAGGTATCCGATATTTTAGGGAGAGGAGGGTTCTCGGTTGTAAGAAGGGGTATAAGGAAATCAAGCGGTGGTGAAAAAGCCCATGTAGCCATCAAAACCCTGAAAAGGTTTGGCCTGTCAAGTTCAACACCTGCAGGAATCCCACGGAATATTAATCATGGCGGTCAGAAAAGCTTAGGCGCTTCAATGGGATTCCCAATGTGGAAACAGGTTCCTGTATCGGATGCTTTGCTAACAAACGAGATCTTGGTCATGAGAAAAATAGTGGAAAACGTCTCACCTCATCCAAACGTGATCGATCTCTACGATGTCTACGAGGATCAGAATGGTGTTCATCTTGTGCTGGAGCTTTGTTCGGGTGGCGAGCTGTTTGACCGGATTGTGGCCCAGGAGAGGTACACGGAGGCTGGCGCTGCAGCCGTGGTGCGGCAGATTGCGAGAGGGTTGTGGGCTCTTCACCAGGCGAATATCGTCCACAGGGACTTGAAGCCAGAAAACTGCCTGTTCCTGAACAAAAGTGAGGATTCCCCTTTGAAGATCATGGATTTTGGACTAAGTTCTGTGGAGGAATTCACAGACCCAGTTGTTGGATTGTTTGGTTCCATAGATTATGTCTCCCCGGAGGCCCTTTCTCAGGGCACGATTACTTCTAAGAGTGACATGTGGTCTTTGGGAGTCATCTTGTATATCCTGCTCTCTGG GTATCCACCATTCATTGCTCAGTCAAATAGGCAAAAGCAACAGATTATAATGGCT GGAGACTTCAGTTTTTATGAGAAGACTTGGAAGAACATTACTTCATCAGCAAAGCAGTTGATTTCAAGTCTCCTGACAGTTGATCCACATAGGAGACCTAGTGCTCAAGAG CTTCTGGATCATCCGTGGGTCGTTGGTGATTTAGCGAAGCAAGATCAAATGGATGCAGAGATAGTTTCACGATTGCAGAGTTTCAACGCACGGCGAAAACTACGTGCAGCAGCAATAGCAAGCTTGTGGACCAGTACCTTTTTCTTTAGGACAAAAAAGCTGAGATCTCTACTTGGGTCCCATGATCTTACTCAGGAAGAAATCGAGAACCTCAGACTACATTTTACCAAAAT ATGTGCAAAAGGTGACAATGCCACACTATCTGAATTCGAGAAGGTGCTGAAAGCAATGAAGATGTCGTCTTTAGTCCCTCTAGCACCACGCATCTTCGACCTATTTGACAATAACCGCGATGGAACAGTTGACATGAGAGAGATACTGTGTGGCTTATCCAGCCTCCGGAATTCTCAAGGGGATGATGCTCTTCGTCTCTGCTTCCAG aTGTATGATACAGATCGGTCTGGATGCATCACCAAGGAAGAAGTAGCATCCATGCTTAGA GCTCTGCCCGATGACTGTCTTCCAAGGGACATCACCGAGCCCGGCAAACTGGATGAGATATTTGATCTGATGGATGCCAACAACGACGGAAGAGTAACGTTTGAAGAGTTCAAAGCTGCCATGCAGAGAGACAGCTCTCTCCAAGATGTAGTCCTCTCCTCTCTTCGCCCATTATAG
- the LOC121238720 gene encoding ETHYLENE INSENSITIVE 3-like 1 protein, with translation MGTFEDMGFFGNLEFLSAPPGEGDVVPEREAEVTVEEDYTDDEMDVDELERRMWRDRMLLRRLKEQNKGKEGTDNAKQRQSQEQARRKKMSRAQDGILKYMLKMMEVCKAQGFVYGIIPEKGKPVSGASDNLRAWWKEKVRFDRNGPAAIAKYQADHSIHGKNEDCQTVASTPHTLQELQDTTLGSLLSALMQHCDPPQRRFPLEKGVSPPWWPTGNEEWWSQVGLPKDQGPPPYKKPHDLKKAWKVSVLTAVIKHMSPDIAKIRKLVRQSKCLQDKMTAKESATWLAIINQEEVLARKLYPDRCPPLSAAGSGSFVVSDASDYDVEGVDDEPNVEVEDCKPCDVNLFNIGAAGPRDRLMMAPVDHQIKGELIEINSDFTQKRKQLADEPHTMMDQKIYTCEYPQCPYNNYRLGFLDRNSRNNHQTTCPYRGNFAQVFGTSNSQINNDKPTVFSLPFAQPKPATPPMNQTNQTPFSVSGLGLPEDGQKMISELISFYDTNLQRGKSMNPGNLKATEDHNQQQKFQLQMDDNYYNQGVIMGGNMSEETNMPIHPTVFPTAEVQFDQCKAFDPPFDNNPPNNIADFRFSSPFSLPSVDYTVDSMPKQDISLWYL, from the coding sequence ATGGGAACCTTTGAAGACATGGGTTTTTTTGGCAATCTAGAATTTCTTTCAGCTCCTCCTGGGGAAGGTGATGTAGTTCCTGAGCGTGAAGCAGAGGTGACAGTGGAGGAGGATTACACCGATGATGAGATGGACGTTGATGAGTTAGAGAGGAGGATGTGGAGAGACAGAATGCTATTGAGGCGGCTCAAAGAACAGAATAAAGGAAAGGAGGGGACCGACAATGCAAAGCAGCGCCAATCCCAGGAGCAAGCTCGAAGGAAGAAGATGTCTCGTGCTCAAGATGGTATCCTGAAATATATGCTGAAAATGATGGAAGTGTGTAAAGCACAAGGTTTTGTGTATGGGATTATTCCTGAGAAGGGCAAGCCGGTGAGTGGAGCCTCTGACAATCTGCGGGCATGGTGGAAGGAAAAAGTCAGGTTTGATCGTAATGGTCCTGCTGCAATTGCCAAGTATCAGGCTGATCATTCGATCCATGGGAAGAATGAAGACTGCCAAACAGTGGCATCCACTCCCCACACCTTGCAGGAGCTCCAGGACACGACTCTTGGGTCACTTTTGTCAGCTCTGATGCAGCACTGTGACCCACCCCAGAGGCGTTTTCCATTGGAAAAGGGTGTTTCACCACCATGGTGGCCCACCGGGAATGAAGAGTGGTGGTCTCAAGTGGGTTTGCCTAAAGATCAGGGGCCTCCCCCATACAAGAAGCCTCATGATCTGAAGAAGGCTTGGAAGGTAAGTGTTCTCACAGCTGTGATTAAGCACATGTCCCCTGACATTGCTAAGATCCGAAAGCTTGTTAGGCAGTCAAAATGCTTGCAGGACAAGATGACCGCCAAGGAGAGTGCCACTTGGCTGGCTATTATAAACCAGGAAGAAGTTCTGGCCCGAAAGTTATATCCTGATAGATGTCCACCTTTATCAGCTGCTGGGAGTGGGTCTTTTGTCGTCAGTGATGCTAGCGATTATGATGTTGAAGGGGTGGATGATGAACCAAATGTTGAAGTAGAAGACTGCAAGCCTTGTGATGTTAATCTCTTCAATATTGGGGCTGCTGGACCAAGAGATAGGCTTATGATGGCACCAGTAGATCACCAAATTAAGGGTGAGCTCATTGAAATCAACTCAGATTTTACTCAAAAGAGGAAGCAGCTGGCTGATGAGCCGCATACTATGATGGATCAAAAGATATATACCTGTGAGTACCCCCAATGCCCATATAACAATTACCGCCTGGGGTTTCTGGACAGGAACTCTAGAAACAATCACCAAACGACTTGTCCATACCGTGGTAATTTTGCCCAAGTGTTTGGAACATCAAACTCTCAAATCAATAATGACAAGCCAACGGTCTTCTCTCTGCCCTTTGCTCAACCTAAGCCAGCCACTCCACCTATGAACCAGACAAACCAGACTCCTTTCAGTgtttcaggacttggacttccTGAAGATGGGCAGAAAATGATCTCTGAGCTTATATCATTCTATGATACTAATCTTCAGCGTGGTAAAAGCATGAATCCTGGGAACCTCAAGGCTACAGAAGATCACAACCAGCAGCAGAAGTTTCAACTTCAGATGGACGATAACTATTACAACCAAGGGGTTATTATGGGGGGAAACATGTCTGAAGAAACCAACATGCCCATTCATCCCACGGTGTTCCCCACAGCAGAAGTTCAGTTTGATCAGTGTAAGGCATTTGATCCTCCATTTGATAACAACCCCCCCAATAATATTGCCGACTTCAGGTTCAGCTCTCCGTTTAGCCTTCCATCTGTTGATTATACAGTGGATTCAATGCCAAAGCAAGACATCTCTCTGTGGTACCTTTGA